AGGCGTGGTACGACCGTATAAAGGCGGTATCCTTCACATCGTTAGAGCATTCGTGGGCCAATCGCTTTGAACGCATCAACTTACCTCGCATTTCGTCGTTAACAAACTGCAGAAGACTTTGGCAGCTTGCCAGGATCCAGCGATCCATGACGTTGGTGTTACTAGATTCCATGCTGGGATCCCACATGTAGTCGACGCCCTCAACCTTTTTCAAGAGTGCCGTTTGGTTCTCGAAGAAATTGAAGCTATTCCAAAGCGGTAGAAGTACCTTCTGCACTACCTCTTTGACTCCGCTCTCTTTGAAGCGCAGAGGCTCGGCCCTCACAACGGGAGAGTTGATGAGATAGAGGCGGAGGGCATCTGACCCGTACTTGTCCATCACAATACCTGGGTCTGGGTAGTTCTTGAGTCTCTTCGACATTTTCTTGCCATCTTCAGCGAGCACGATACCGTTGACAACGCAATTCTGAAATGGTGAGCAACCAAAAAGATGCGTGCCAAGAACGAGAAGGGTATAGAACCACCCTCGCGTCTGGTCCAAACCCTCCGCAATGAAGTCGCCGGGAAACGACTGCTGGAATTTCTCGGCGTTTTCGAATGGATAGTGCTGGCTGGCGTAGGGCATGCTCCCTGACTCAAACCAGCAATCAAATACCTCTTCGACTCGCCTCAGAACTCCCTTGCCAGTTCTGCTCGGGATTGTGATATGGTCGACCTTGTCACGATGAATGTCGACAAGTTCTCCCTCGTAGCCACTCAGCTCGCGTAGCTCTTCGACACTTCCAATGCAGACCCGTTCCTCAAGATCGTCGCTGACCCATAGAGGAATTGGCGTTCCCCAGTATCGGTTTCTTCCCACGTTCCAGTCCCGGGCGTTGGCGATCCAGCTGGCAAATCGACGCTCTTTAACGAAGGAAGGTACCCAGTGGGAACCCTCTATGTTCTTCAGCATGTCAGGAACAATTTCCGGTATGCGGATGAACCATGAAGGGACCGCGCGATAGATCAAGGGTGTGTCGGACCGGGGGCACATGGGATACGAGTGACGAATTTGCGAGTCCACGATGAGGCGGCCGGTGTTCTTCAGATGTTTGATAATGTGCTTGTCAGCTTCCTTGACGTGCATGCCTGCGAAATCTGGTACTCGATCGGTAAAGTGGCCGGTATCGTCAACGGGAtcgggcggagggcggcTTTCGCTGATGATGCCGGCCTCCATGGCGACATTGTAATCTTCCTCACCAAAAGCCGGGGCTTGATGCACAATTCCCGTACCGCTGTCGTCGGTGACATAGGTACCGTTGAGAACACGGAAACCAATATCCTTGAACTCCTCGTAGAAGTAGTCGAACAAGGGCTTATAGCGCCAACCCTTCATCTCCTTGCCAGTATACTTGTCCAGGACCTTGAACTTTGCCTTCTTGGGATCCTTGTACAGTGTACTGAGGAGTTTCTCAAGCAGGATATATGTATTTCCAGACTTTTCGTCGAGGATCTTCACATATTCAAAGTCAGGGTGCACAGCGAGGCCAGTATGCGATGGAAGCGTCCAAGGAGTGGTTGTCCAAGCCAGAAGATTGACGTTGGGATCGTCAAGGAGGGGAAATGATACAACCACGGCCGGATCTGTGACATCCTGGTAGTTCTGATTGGCCTCGAAATTGCTGAGGGCAGTCGT
The genomic region above belongs to Purpureocillium takamizusanense chromosome 5, complete sequence and contains:
- the ILS1 gene encoding Isoleucine--tRNA ligase (COG:J~EggNog:ENOG503NVSZ~BUSCO:EOG0926092K), with translation MSINFPKEEEATIERWRAINAFHRQLELSEGRPRYTFYDGPPFATGLPHYGHLLASTIKDIIPRYWSMKGYHVERRFGWDTHGLPIEHEIDKKLGISGKAAVTQFGIEKYNEECRAIVMRYAGEWRQTIERLGRWIDFDNDYKTMDPKFMETLWWVFKQLFEKGQVYQGYRVMPYSTVLTTALSNFEANQNYQDVTDPAVVVSFPLLDDPNVNLLAWTTTPWTLPSHTGLAVHPDFEYVKILDEKSGNTYILLEKLLSTLYKDPKKAKFKVLDKYTGKEMKGWRYKPLFDYFYEEFKDIGFRVLNGTYVTDDSGTGIVHQAPAFGEEDYNVAMEAGIISESRPPPDPVDDTGHFTDRVPDFAGMHVKEADKHIIKHLKNTGRLIVDSQIRHSYPMCPRSDTPLIYRAVPSWFIRIPEIVPDMLKNIEGSHWVPSFVKERRFASWIANARDWNVGRNRYWGTPIPLWVSDDLEERVCIGSVEELRELSGYEGELVDIHRDKVDHITIPSRTGKGVLRRVEEVFDCWFESGSMPYASQHYPFENAEKFQQSFPGDFIAEGLDQTRGWFYTLLVLGTHLFGCSPFQNCVVNGIVLAEDGKKMSKRLKNYPDPGIVMDKYGSDALRLYLINSPVVRAEPLRFKESGVKEVVQKVLLPLWNSFNFFENQTALLKKVEGVDYMWDPSMESSNTNVMDRWILASCQSLLQFVNDEMRGYRLYTVVPRLLGLIDNTTNWYIRFNRRRLKGENGLDDTLHALNALFEVLFTLCRGLAPFTPFLSDTIYLKLLKHIPKQLQGEDPRSVHFLPFPEVREELFDAEVERRVSRMQRVIDLARVSRERRGIGLKTPLRTLVVIHHNQQYLNDVGSLESYIKEELNVRDLVLSSDEASYDVQFSVVADWPVLGKKLRKDMARVKKALPTLTSEQVQGYLRDKEIFVDGIRLEEGDLVVRRGLREDTASKNLEINSDNEVLIIIDSEIYPELAQEGLAREVINRVQRLRKKAGLQATDDIRMEYRVLADPQDIGLGEVLSSQTSAYERTLRRGLDELREGVDPKDIIAEEEQEVQQATFLLRLMKL